CAGGTCTCGCGTATCGATGGCATAACACCGGCAGCCATGTCGGTGCTGATGGTTGCCATTAAAGCAGCAAGCCGTTCGGGTTAGGTACCAGATCATTGGCTACGGGTCTCTTCTTTCTTGCAGTTGATTACGGGTGCAGGTGCACGTAGTTTGTAAAATACGGCATGGTTGGAACATAACCGAGGACGAGGACTCAAATCACCAAAAACCGGCAGTGCGATAGCTTTGGCCCCTTGACACTGTAGGTTGAACAACTTATCCTAGACATAAAAAATTCCATAATTATCATCTATTTATTTGGTTTTTAACTGAACAGGGACGTGTGCCTATGGCTGAAGATTACTATCAATTGCTCGGTATTAAAAAAAATGCTTCTGATGCGGATATCAAAAAAGCGTATCGTAAACTGGCGATGAAATATCACCCTGACCATACCAAGGGTGATAAAGCGGCAGAGGAAAGATTCAAAAAAATCAGTGAAGCGTACGCTGTTTTGAGTGACAAAAAGAAGCGCAAAGAGTATGACACCTTTGGTGCCGAAGGTTTTCAGCAGCGATTTACTCAGGAAGATATTTTCAGAGGTTTTGACTTTGGCGATATTTTCCGTGAATTCGGTTTTGGCGGCGATTTTTATTCGGGCCGCGGCAGGAGCAGCGGAACGCGTTTCAATTTCGGCGGCGGCGGGCCATTTGGATCTCAAGGCGGTCATCAGCAGGCCAGAATGAAAGGCGCAGATCTGGTTTATGAACTTCCGTTGACCCTCAAAGAGGTTGCCACCGGGACCAGCAAAACGATTAGCTTGCAACACCAGGGATATTCCGAAAAAGTAACGGTTAAAGTACCTAAGGGCTTGATATCCGGTAAAAAATTAAGACTGGCCGGCAAAGGAAGCGCCAGCCCGCTCGGTGGTCCTCCCGGGGATCTCTTTATTCAAGCCAAGGTGACCCATGACCCGGTGTATCAAGTTGAAAATCATGATC
Above is a window of Desulfobacterales bacterium DNA encoding:
- a CDS encoding DnaJ C-terminal domain-containing protein is translated as MAEDYYQLLGIKKNASDADIKKAYRKLAMKYHPDHTKGDKAAEERFKKISEAYAVLSDKKKRKEYDTFGAEGFQQRFTQEDIFRGFDFGDIFREFGFGGDFYSGRGRSSGTRFNFGGGGPFGSQGGHQQARMKGADLVYELPLTLKEVATGTSKTISLQHQGYSEKVTVKVPKGLISGKKLRLAGKGSASPLGGPPGDLFIQAKVTHDPVYQVENHDLYMNQELRLSELILGTSISVPTLDDKKLNLKIPPGTKPGTKMRMSGHGLPHMKSSKKGDLYVKIQLKLPKKLTDEQKKLVTELAATGM